Sequence from the Segatella copri genome:
AGGCTGATGCAAGCACGGTAGTGCCAGAGGAGTTTGACCTGACAAAGCTTACTGATACAGACTATATGAATGCTAACGTGGGCAAGCTGATGACCCTGAAGAAGGTGAAGTTTGCCTCTGCCAACGGTACTAACGTATGGGCACCAGATGATACCAATACAAGCCTGGAACTGATCGATGCCGAAACGGGCAAGAGAATCAGCAGCAGCAATCTGGTAGTGCGCAACTCGGGTTATTCTAAGTTTGCCAACGAGGTGGTTCCACAGGGTGTATTCGATATCACCGGTATCTTCACCCGTTACAATAACACCTGGCAGATTGTGATTCGCAGCACAGATGATCTGAAGGCATCAGAAACAGGCGGTACATTGGAGAAGCCTTACACTGTGGCTCAGGCACTGGAGAAGATCAATGCCGGTACAGCAGGCGATGCTAAGGTTTATGCTACCGGTATCATCGTAAAGGTGAAAGATGTAGATACTGGCACGTATGGTAACGGTACATTCGTTATCTCTGACGACGGTAAGGATACAGAAGGCAAGACTCTCGAGGTATTCCGTTGCTACAACATCGATGGTGCAAAGTGGACAGAGGAAACCAAGAAAATCCTTGTACCAGGCAAGAAGGTGGTTGTATCAGGCACCCTGCTTGATTATAACGGCACCAAAGAGATTAAGGGTGGCAATCTCATCTCTATCAAGTAATTACTGATTATCAAAATAGTAACAATATTTAAAAAGACAATAATATGAAAAAGTATATATTTTCAGTTTTGATGGCGGCTATGGCTGCCTTCACATTCAGCAGCTGCGAGGATGTACCAGAGCCTTACACACAGCCTACCAAGCCTGATGCCGGTGGCACCACAGAGGGCGAGCCAAAGGGTACAGGTACTGCTGCCGACCCATTCAACAGCATTGCAGCTATCAACTATTGCAAGACCCTGGAGGCAGGCGTGGAGTCTGACAAAGAGGTCTATATCAAGGGCAAGGTAGTGAGCATCAAGGAGCAGTTCTCTACCAACTTCGGCAACGGTTCGTTCTACATCGCCGATGACGAGAGCAGCGAGAAGTTCTACATCTTCCGCTCACTCTATCTGGGCAACAAGAAATGGACCGCCAGCGACCCTGAACTCAAGGAAGGCGACGAGGTGGTAGTTTGCGCCAAGGTGATGAACTACATGGGCAACACCCCAGAGACCGTAGCCAACAAAACCTATCTGGTTTCCCTGAACGGCAAGACAGCCGATGGCTCAGGCAGTGGCGACATCACAGGCACGGCAAAGGGCGATGGTTCTGCAGCCAACCCATTCAACAGCGTGGCAGCGCAGAAGTACACCGCAGCCCTGGCATCGGGCGTGGTTTCAGACAAGGAGTTCTACATCAAGGGTAAGGTACAGAGCATCAAGGAGCAGTTCTCTGCAGGCTACGGCAACGGTTCATTCTATATTGCCGATGATGCCAACAGCACCCAGTTCTACATCTTCCGCATCTACTACTTCGGTGGCGAGAAGTGGAAGGAGGGCGATATGACCCTGAAGGAAGGCGATGAGATCGTGGTTTGCGCTAAGCTCATCAACTACATGGGCAACACCCCAGAGACCAACCAGGGCGGTAAGCTCATCTCTGTAAATGGCAAGACCAGCGGCGAGGGCGGCGGCACCGTAACTCCGAAACCAGATCCAAACCCAGGCGAGGTAACAACAGGTGAGAATGGCGGCTTCGAGAACTGGACAGACAGCAAGCCAACCAACTGGAACACCAACTCTGCCGGCAACGCAAGCCTCACCAAGAGCGAGGATGCCCACAGCGGCAAGTACTCAGTGCAGGTAGCTGGAACTAGCAACGCCAACAAGCGTCTCGGTTACAAGGAGATGAGTCTGAAGGCAGGTAAATATACTATCAAGTTCTACGCCAAGGCAGCCACAGCCACAGGTGCATCCGTATGCCCAGGTTATGTAGCCGTTAATGATGGCACCGTAGATTCACAGAACTACAATTATACCAAGCAGTATGTGAAGGTATCCAACACTGAGTGGACTTTGGTAGAGCAGGAAATAACCATAGAGAAAGATGGCACCTACAGCATCGTTATCATGAATGCCAAGAAGCCAGGTGCAGCCGTTCTCATCGACGACTTCACATTCTCACTGGGCAGCACAGCGATTATCAAGTAATTCCCTAAGTAGATATTATGTATTAGAAAAAATACTGATCCCCTCGTCCTCTACGCAAACAGAGGCGATGGGGATTTCTTTTTCTTATCCATCGAAAACATAGTTGGCAGGAGGAAACGCGAACCTACGTATTATGCTCTTTTCCAAAATATTTCTTAAAAAGAAGAAGAAATATTTGGTGGTTTCAGGAAAAAAGCGTAACTTTGCAGCCTGAAATTGATAACAGGCTATAATGGGCATGCCCCGATAAGGGACACGAAATGATGCAACAAGCATCCCCATGACGTCTAATTTTAATAACCCAATAAAAATAAAAAAGAAAAATGAAAAAAGGTATTCATCCAGAGAATTATCGTCCTGTAGTATTCAAGGATATGTCTAACGGCGATATGTTCCTCTCTCAGTCTACATGCAAGACTAACGACACTGTTGAGTTCGAAGGCGAGACTTATCCAGTTGTTAAGATTGAAATCTCTAGCACATCTCACCCATTCTACACAGGTAAGAGCAAGCTCGTTGATACAGCGGGTCGCGTAGACCGCTTCATGAACCGTTACGGCAAATTGAAGAAGTAATAATATACCTTTTTTATAAGGATATATTTATTATCGCAAAGATACTGAGTGCATTCCAGCGTAGTTGCATATACGTAGGAATGCACTTTTTTTCTCTATTCTATCCTCATGCAATCGATTTCTACATACATTATTATATAGAAAGCACTTAATCTTTAACTTCAAAACATTATCGAGAATTATGAAGCATACTAAGTTTTTTATCTTCGCGCTCGTTGCTGCGATGACGTTCTCTGCCTGCGGCACTGACGATACCCTGCAGTTCTATTTTCCTGAAAATGGCGGTAATACGGGTGGCGGTAATACGGGTGGTGGAAGCACGGGTGGCAATACCGGTGGTGAATCAACCGACAAGAACAATACAAACAAGAATGTGGCTACTGCCAACATGCCACAAGTGGTAAGAAACGCTATCGGCGGTCTGGAGTTTCCAAAGCTCAAGAACAATGGCAGCAGCTATGCCATCGTTCACATGGATAATACAACAGGTATGTTGAACTATTCTACAGAATGGGATGACAACATGAAGAGCCAGAGATGGAGCTGCTATACTTTCCATACAGGAAACACAGCATCGAACGTTGACAGATGGAAACCTGGTCAGGGCGAGCGCAAGTATCCATGGGATACGGATCTGAAAGAACAATGGGGAATTACAGATTTTACAGAAGACCCTACTCCTACAGCTCAAGGCTTTGACCATGGTCATATCTGCCCTTCTGCTGACCGCAAACTCAATCTGACACAGCAGAAACAGACATTCTTCATGACCAACATGCAGCCTCAATATGCCAATTTCAACCAGCGTGGAACATGGTATAAAATGGAGGAAGATCTTCGTACCAAAGCTCCAAAGATTGATTCTGACACCCTGTTTATCGTAAAGGGTGGAACTATCGACCCGGTAGGCAGCGAGAGTAATCTCCTGGGCTGGAAGAAGAATGGTGCTTCTAGCGAAACCCAGAAGCCAGGCTATATCCCAATACCAAAGTATTTCTTTGTAGCTGTACTGAAAAAGGAGCTAAACAAGAGCACCAACCAGTATACATACAGCGCTTTCGGCTACTGGTTCCCTCACGAGAACAAGGCATTTGAAAAAGGCGACCAGCTCGGCAACTATGTCGTAAACATCAAGACGCTGGAAGACAAAACCGGTATCGACTTCTTCTGTAATCTCCCTGATGAAATAGAGAAGGAAGTGGAAAACGTAGATGCAGAAGCTCTCAAGAAACTTTGGGGCTTTAAATAAATCAGGCTATATACAAACAAAGAATCCGCTCTCTCAAATCAATGAGAGAGCGGATTCTTGGGTTTATATCATCATCTTCTCGGCAACTTCTTGATAGCATGTGGCATGAATGCCCTGCCGGTAGCCTTACCGAAGCTAGGAGCTACGGAATCGGTTGCAGCAGAACGGGTCTTCTTACGGGCTCCACTCGGATCGTAACGCTCCAAATCGATATACATCACATCACCCTTAGCCTTACCTGTTCCTATCATATAACCATAGAACACATCCTGGCCCTTTTCATCACCCAGATAGAAACCATACTGCTTAGCACCTGCATCCATCACATAGGTAGCACCAGAATCATTATAACGGATATAAATATCACCATTCTTATCGATGTACCAGGTAAACTTCAGAGTCTGGGATTCATTGCTACCATCATCGGCATAATCCACTTCTACACCATTACCACTGAGCGAGTTAACCTTATCACCCGCCTGATAGAACGTCATCTCGGCATTGAAACTGTAGTTATTGCGAGACTGACCGTCCTCAGCAAGTTCAGAGAGCATCACAGAGCCTCTCCAGTCGCCAGTAAGAGTCTGAGCTTCCAACAGCAGGTCATCATCCTGAGAGCCGTTAGAACCGTTGTTCCAGTCGCCCTGGTTCCATCCCCAGCCACCATGATTATAGTCATCATACCAGTAATAATCATCATGCCAGTAATAATCATCATCACATGAGGTAAATGAGAAAGATGCTGCAGCTATCGCCATCCACATCCATATCCTATTAAACTTTTTCATATCTTGTTTCCTTTCTTCAAACTAAATTCCTTATTGCCTTACTTCACTACAAAACGGCGAACAGGCTTCTGATTATCATCTGCCACCTTAACATACTCTACAGAATCCTTAGCTCCGCGAGAAACAATCTGGGTGTTCTCCAAGCCCGAATGCTGCTTGCTGTAGCCCCAGCCATCATCGTAGTCCCAATCGTAGCCCCAGTCATAATCGCGCCAGTTATAGCTGTAAGAATCACGATAAAGTTCGAAATAAGCACGGTTGCCGTTATCAGCCTCTACATATCCAGAGAACTTGCGGTCGCCCAGAGCATAGTCGTAAATCACAACATCGCTACCCTCATCGAGAAGAGAGATATAGATGTTTCTGTTGCGAACTGTCCAGTTAATACGGTTTGCTATATAATTGTTGCCATGCCAGTAATTTCTATCAAAGTAATCGATCCAATAGCCTGTACCGGAATAGATGCCATCATTCTGGTCGAATCGGATTACCGAGTAGAGGGCATTGTGATTACCATATTCTACCAACATATTACCCTTCCATGTACCATCGAGGGTGTATGCAATATCAGAATCATCATCACATGAGGTGAATGAGATACTCATCAAAGCTATGAAAGCCATTGTGAGAAGAGTAGTAAACTTTTTCATATCAATTTATCAGTTAAGTTATTTATATTCTTATATCTTCTAATTATTGAGCTCTCGAAGAACAGCATTCTTTCTTAAACTCGATGCAAAGGTAGTGGATTTTTCGTCTGCATCAAAGGGGAAAAGGATACAAACTGAGGGGGAAATCCCTATTCTTTCAAAAACAACCGCCTTTTTTGATGGTGTTTCTTTCAGTTTTGATGATATTTCTTTCTCTGTATCAAAGATTTAACACCTTCTTAACACATTGTATCGATATTTTTCGTATCTTTGCATCATAAATAAGTAATTATTCAAAGAACATGCTTTTAGCACAAAGCAAATTCTAAGAATGCGCTCACAAAATGAGTTTCAACAGTTTATTAATTATACGTTAAACCTTTAAAATTATTAAGTTATGAACAAATTTTTACGCTATTCATTATCATTGGTTCTGGCGTTCGTAGCTAGCGTTACGTTTGCACAGGAAGTAACTTTTGACTTTGACAATAATTACAAAACACTCTTCCCAGAACTGACAGGTACATCTTCTTCAGATTCTAAAGATGGAGATATCACCAAAGCCATGACATGTACAACTAATGGCATTTCTGTAACAGTTTCTGCAAAAACTTCTGGTTCGAATGAAAACCGAATCTGGAGTACTTCACCACGTCTCAGAATGTACAGTGGAACGCTTACGATTCAAGCACCTGCAGACAAGAAGATTGCTTCTATCGACATTATTAATGGAAAATGGAATGATAAGAACAAAGCTGACGTAGGTACTAACAATAAAGGTTCTTGGACAGGTGATGCAAACAAAGTTGTATTTACAATTGCTGGCAATACCCAAGTCAAGTCTATCAAAGTTACACTCGCTGGTACCAAGATCGAGTACACCGATGCAGCAAGTGTAAAGGAACTCTTGGCTAACAATAAAGACGCTAAGGATTACATCAACCTCAAACTCACAAACGCAAAGGTATTATACGTAAACAGCTACAAGGGAACTGTAAATACTTACGTACGTGAAGGTGACACTGCTATCGAAATGAGAACTTTAGGAATCGATATGCCTGTAAACAGCATCATTAGCGGTACTGTTAAGGTAAATTTGGCTTATGACGCAGGAATTCCTTATCTGTCAGCAAGCAAGGAAACAAACGGCGAAAATCTCAAAATCACAGAGAGCAACGAAGCTGCTGAACCTGTTATTGCAACTGTAAAGGACATCCTTGATGGCAAATACACCAACGACCTTATCAAGATTAAGGAGTTCACATTCAGCAAAGAAGAGTATACTGCAGGTAAATTCAACTACTATGCTAATGATGGTGAAAACAAGATTATGATTTACGATAAGTTTAGCGGTATTGGTGGTGTTTCAAAATTAACAGAAGGAGAGAAATATACCTTAACCGGTATTTTCGGTGTAATATTCAGAAACATCCCTGAAGTTCTCCCTATCAAGGCTGTAGAAAAGTTTGAACCTACCGGCATCACTAACATAACAACAGATGAAGCTGCAAAGAACGCTCCTGTTTACGACCTCGCAGGCCAGAAGGTAACCAAGGCTTACAAGGGTGTAGTCATCAAGAACGGAAAGAAGATGATTCAGAAGTAATCAAATTCAAAACAACATATCCCTACTGCTCCTCCGATATTCATTTATCGGGGGAGTTTTTTGTTAGGCATAACATAAGAAGGAACCACCAGCAAATCAACCAAATATTACCCCTATAACACGAAAAGTGGAATAATTTAATGCAATAACATAAAAAAATACACCTAAAACTACGATATCTCATTTATTTTCACTACCTTTGTTGCGATTAATAAACGTATACGAATAAAAAATGATGAAAAGAAAATTATATATCACCTTATTAGGACTGCTCTCTACTATCATGACAGCAGCAGTACCCTACTGCGATGTGAGAAAATTCTCTATCACAGACGGACTCGCAGCCAATACCATCTCAGACCTGAAACAAGGTAAAGACAACCTCATGTGGTTCAGTACATGGAACGGACTGTCGTTCTATGACGGCTACAGCTTCCATACATTCAGAGATAACCCCGATGATATTGATGTCCTGTCAACCAATCGTATACTGAAAATAGAACCATCCTATAACAACAGCGTATGGTGTATCACATACGACCACCAGCTCTACATATACGATACCCACTTCTGCCAGTTCTTTGCTGTAGGACAGAAATTCAGCGAACTGTTCAACATCGACCTGCGCGTGAGCCAGGTATACCCATTGAAAAACGGAGCTACATGGTTTACTTCAGAAGATGGAAAATACATCATCCGATCAACAGGCAGAACCTTTGATGAACGGAATATAGAACTCATAAAAGAAGGAGAAAAGGGACTCAGAAGCGGAAATGTATGGGACATCCATCGAGATATACACGGAAGAGAATGGGTGCTTACCGACAAAGGCGCATACATATACAACTCGAAATTCCCAAGCCAGCTGCCTTTCAAATGGCTCAGAGGGGTGGGAGAAGATGAGTTCCTGGCAACTGAAGATGGTAAACTGGCAAAATATGACCTGCAGAACCGACTCACCATGATACCAATGCCAGAAGGCGTAACCCGTATCAACCAACTGAAAAATACAGGTTACCAGCTCCTGATAGCAACCAATCTGGGTGTGATCATCTATAACCCGCGCACCTTCAAGTTTGATGTCATCAACGTACAGAGCCCGAGTCAGCCTCTGGCAGAGGTAAAGAAGATTTATACCGATGATTTCGGCATGGTATGGGCATTCACTGACGGCATGGGAGTAACCCTCGTCAATCCGAAGACCGGACAGAAACAGTGGCTCTTTGCCGACCAGGACGACCCGATGGACCGCACAACCTGCGAAAGCAATTTCATCACACAAGATGAACACAAGACCCTCTGGGTAGTGCCAAGAGGAGGAACCTTCAGTTATTTTGACCGCAAGGCAGGAAAACTGGTGCCTTATCTGCTGAAAAGCAATTCATCGGGCAACTACCGCATACCGAAGATTACGAAATATGTACTCTCAGACCAGGGAATCCTCTGGCTGACAGGCTCTCACGACCTGACACAGGTAGTCTTCAAATATCACCCTTACATTATCAACAAGCTGGATGTGGGCGAAGACGAAGTGTTCTCGGTGAATGCATCGCCAGACGGACATATCTGGGCAGGCTATCACAATGGAGTAATCCAGGTACTCAACGCCACCTACCAGCGTATCGGATACCTTTCGCCAAGCGGACAGATTGTGCCACAGCAGGTAAACTTCGCCGAAACGGGCATCTTCGCCATCCACTTCGATATCAAGGGAAGAACATGGATAGGAACCAACGGAAACGGTGTATATCTGATAGACAAAATGCAGGTAAGACACTTTACCTACGATGCAAACAACCCCGCTTCACTGCCATTCGACAAGGTATTCGACATCGTAGCCGACCGCACCGGACGCATCTGGATAGGTACCTATGGTGGCGGTATTGCCCTGGTAAATGAGGCGGCAGACGGCAGTATCAGCTTCATCAGTAAACGAAACGGACTGCCTTGGGAGAAGCAGCATTACGACTGCGTACGCCGCATCTGCTGCACCACTTCGGGAACCATTCTCGTAGGTACTACAGATGGTCTCATCACCTTCAGTGATGCCTTTACAAACGCAAGGAAGATTAATTATTACAAGACCTATTACATACCGAACGATACAACAAGTCTGGCTGCAAACGATGTAAACAGCATCATGGAGCATACCAGCGGCAAGATGTATATCTCGCAACAGGGCGGTATGATGGAAGAGATTGTGAGCAAATCGCTCCTGCAAGACAACCTGAAGATGAAATACTTCCATGCCATCGATGTTAACGAAGGCATCGTACAGGGCATGGTAGAAGACAACCAGGGAAGAATCTGGGTAATCAGAGAATCGAGTATCGACTGCGTAAACCCGAAAACGGGCCAGTGCAACGTGTTCGGACCTAACGACTTCGACTTCAACATGTCGTTCTCGCAAAGCCGCCCTTACCACGATCCGGCAAGCAACAACATATCGGTAGGTAGCCCTATGGGACTGATTACCTTCAATCCGGCTACGCTGAAGAAGAGCAACTACCAGCCTAAAGTCATCTTCAGTTCCCTCCATTATAGCGGAGAGAAGGAGTCGGAACCTATCCTGCACAAGGAAAAAGTGGTGATTCCAGCCAACAAACGAAATCTGACCATCACCTTCGCATCACTCGACTATCAGCGCAAGTATCAGACCAGATACCTCTATCGCATAGATGGTTATACAGCTCCAGGCGAGTGGATATCGAACGGAAGCAGCAATGTCATCGGCTTCAACCGTATCAATCATGGCGATTACGTACTCAAGGTGAGAGCCACCAACTCGCATGGTGTATGGAGCAAGTATGTGGCAGAACTGCCTATCGAAGTGCGCCCTACCTTCTGGGAAAGCATCTGGGGCAAGTTTCTCATGCTGCTCCTGCTCTTCGGTATCGTAGGCGCAATCTTCTATACCTACAACCAGCGCCAACGCGAGAACATAACCCACGAGATGAGCGTGCTGAAGAACGAACTCTACAACGATGCTGCCAACCGTCTGAGAACCCCACTAACGCTCATCGGAGCCCCGGTAAGAACCATTCTGGATACCGAGCCGGGTATCACCCGAAAGGGCAAGGAACTGCTGAGAATGATAGCAGACAATGCTAACGAGATGCTGGTAATGCTGGACAAGGTTCAGAGATACGGCAACAAGGCAGACTTCCATACGAACAGCGGTCTGACCGAGGAAGATTACGACCTGGCAGAAAGAGAAAAAGCGAATGGCCAGATTGACGACCACAATGCATCTGACTATCTGGAAGGAACCAACAAACAGAAAGAAGAAAAGGATGCAGAGGCTGAACGCCTGGAAGAAATGGGCAAGGAACAGGAAACTGCACAGGAAGAAGCGGAACAAAAAGACCAGACGATACTGGTAGTAGAAGACAATGCCGACCTGCGCAAGTTCCTCTACAGCATCCTCTCGCCTACCTATAACGTGCTGCTCGCAGAGAACGGAAAGGCTGGTTTAGTGATGGTCCGCAAGGAGATACCAGACTTTATCCTCACGGACGTTACCATGCCTGTGATGGATGGTTTGTCGATGATTCACGAGATCAAGCAGGATACCACCCTCAACAACATCCCAGTGATGATTCTCTCGGCCAAGGCAAGCGTAGAAGACCAGCAGCGAGGCTTTGATGAAGGTATTGTTGCCTATATCACCAAGCCATTCTCTACCCCTTATCTGCTCGGCAGAATAGAGGCTATCCTCACCCAGCGCCGCAACATTCAGATGGATGTCATCAGAAAACTGAAGGAAACTGGCGATAAAGATGCCATAGCAGCCCTACGAATACTGCCTACAGCAGCTCCTCTGCCTGCTCTTAACCAGGCTGAAACTAGTGCCGAGAACAAAGCGGTTGACCCAAGCAGCGAACTGGCATTTATGGCGGCACAGATTCAAGACAGAACCATGATGCGTGTCTTCTGGTTTGTTGTTGAAAATGCAGGCAACCCGGGACTCAAGATTGATGACATCTCGAACGAAATCGGTATGAGCCGAAGCGTACTATATAATAAGGTGAAAGCAACAACTGGAATGACACCGGTAGACTTCGTTCGCCATATACGTATCAAGAAGGCATGCGAGATGTTGCGCAATACAGACAATACTCTGACCAGTATCTCCTTCGCAGTAGGTTTCACCGACCCTAAGTATTTCTCGAAGGTATTCAAGAAAGAAACGGGTATCGTGCCTACTGAATACCGAAACAGAACGCAGGGATAGCCCGCATAATTACAGATGAAAGCAGTCATCATTACTGATGGCTGCTTTTATCTGTTTTGACAAAAAATAATACATATTACAGAACATATCTTCAGTTGTTGTCGGGCACAGCCTTCTTCGTTATCGTACACAGCAAAACGTTCAAGCAAGGAAAAAAGCAGAATAGTCATAAAATTGAGCCGTTTTGCTTAGTTTTTTGACCGAATATTGCAAAAAAGTATAAAAATGGGGGGGTATTTGATTAATTTTCCCTTTTTACTGAAAAAAAGCTGAGAAAAAGTTTGGTGTTACAAGAAAATGTAGTACCTTTGCAACAAGTTCTTAGAAAAGTTAAATGATAGATTAATCGTAAACCTCTTTTTCTTTGTTTTTTTGAGGAAAAAGAGGTAAAGAAAAAGGAATGCAGGGTTTGTGAAAATCCTGCATTTTTTATTTTTCCATCTTTCATGCAGGCCGTTATGTAGTCTTATAATCTACACACCTTTCTATTCACAAACCCAATTATCTACGGAATCTATATACTCTTAACTGCGATACTATCTACATTATATATATTACGCTCATTCCTTCATCTATGATTTTGTTCGATTTTTAGAATTTTTAAAAAAACTATTGAAGTATTCTAAGAGAAAAGTAGTATCTTTGCACTCTAGATCATATAAGTTGAGATCGGAAATATAGATAACACATACATAAAGATAAAAAAAATGAGAACTGTTTACGAATTTTCTGTTAAAGACAGAAAGGGAAAGGATGTTTCCCTCAAGGAGTATGCCAACGAAGTGCTGCTCATCGTTAACACCGCCACAAAGTGTGGTTTCACACCTCAGTATGAGGAACTGGAGAAACTTTATGAGACCTATCATTCTCAAGGTTTCGAAATACTTGATTTTCCTTGCAACCAGTTTGGTCAGCAAGCCCCTGGTACAGATGAAAGCATTCATCAGTTCTGCAAGCTTACATACGGCACAGAGTTCCAGCGCTACAAGAAGATCAAGGTAAACGGAGACGATGCTGCCCCTCTCTTCAAATTTCTGAAAGAATGTAAGGGCTTTGCTGGTTGGGACGAGAGCCACCCTCTCTACCCTGTTCTCGACAAGATGTTGAGCGAGGCTGATCCTAACTACAAGGAGAGTGCCGATATCAAGTGGAACTTCACCAAGTTCCTCGTTAACAAGAAGGGTCAGGTTGTAGCCCGCTTCGAGCCTACCACAAGCTTCGATGTCATCGCTAAGGCTATCGAAGAGTGGTTGAACTTCTAATGAAAGATAGAAGTCTCGAACTGAGAATAGAATTTCTAAAAAAAGAGAATAGAATCTCTAAATAAAAAGCCAGGTTGCTTTTCGCAGCCTGGCTTCTTTTATATGTGATATCGTTATTTCAATATATCGCAAGGAATAATTGTCAACTGTTTGCTATAAACTATAAACTATTAACTGTTAACTATTAGTCAACCTTTGGCACATCCTTGAGGAACTGCTGGATTTCTTCATCACTTACTGAATAATTGTGCAAATCGCCATTAATATAGCTATCGTAAGACGGCATATCGATAAGACCATGGCCTGAGAGGCAGAACAGGATAACCTTCTCCTTGCCCTCTTCCTTAGCCTTCAGAGCCTCACGTATAGTGGCTGCAATCGCATGACAGCTCTCTGGAGCAGGAATGATACCCTCGGTCTGTGCAAAGAGCATACCCGCCTTGAATGACTCCAGCTGAGGGATATCTACACCATGCAGGTAACCATCCTTCAGAAGCTGGGAGATAATCATGCCCGCACCATGATAACGGAGACCACCTGCATGAATGTTGGCTGGCTTGAAATCATGACCCAAAGTAAACATTGGCAGCAATGGAGTATAACCTGCCTCATCACCGAAATCATACTCAAACTTACCGCGAGTCAGCTTAGGACAGCTCTCCGGCTCTGCAGCAATAAACTCAGTATGGCGCTCGCCTGTGAAGTTGTGACGGAGGAATGGGAAGGCAATACCACCAAAGTTACTACCACCACCGAAACAAGCAATCACCTGATCAGGATACTCACCT
This genomic interval carries:
- a CDS encoding hybrid sensor histidine kinase/response regulator transcription factor, encoding MMKRKLYITLLGLLSTIMTAAVPYCDVRKFSITDGLAANTISDLKQGKDNLMWFSTWNGLSFYDGYSFHTFRDNPDDIDVLSTNRILKIEPSYNNSVWCITYDHQLYIYDTHFCQFFAVGQKFSELFNIDLRVSQVYPLKNGATWFTSEDGKYIIRSTGRTFDERNIELIKEGEKGLRSGNVWDIHRDIHGREWVLTDKGAYIYNSKFPSQLPFKWLRGVGEDEFLATEDGKLAKYDLQNRLTMIPMPEGVTRINQLKNTGYQLLIATNLGVIIYNPRTFKFDVINVQSPSQPLAEVKKIYTDDFGMVWAFTDGMGVTLVNPKTGQKQWLFADQDDPMDRTTCESNFITQDEHKTLWVVPRGGTFSYFDRKAGKLVPYLLKSNSSGNYRIPKITKYVLSDQGILWLTGSHDLTQVVFKYHPYIINKLDVGEDEVFSVNASPDGHIWAGYHNGVIQVLNATYQRIGYLSPSGQIVPQQVNFAETGIFAIHFDIKGRTWIGTNGNGVYLIDKMQVRHFTYDANNPASLPFDKVFDIVADRTGRIWIGTYGGGIALVNEAADGSISFISKRNGLPWEKQHYDCVRRICCTTSGTILVGTTDGLITFSDAFTNARKINYYKTYYIPNDTTSLAANDVNSIMEHTSGKMYISQQGGMMEEIVSKSLLQDNLKMKYFHAIDVNEGIVQGMVEDNQGRIWVIRESSIDCVNPKTGQCNVFGPNDFDFNMSFSQSRPYHDPASNNISVGSPMGLITFNPATLKKSNYQPKVIFSSLHYSGEKESEPILHKEKVVIPANKRNLTITFASLDYQRKYQTRYLYRIDGYTAPGEWISNGSSNVIGFNRINHGDYVLKVRATNSHGVWSKYVAELPIEVRPTFWESIWGKFLMLLLLFGIVGAIFYTYNQRQRENITHEMSVLKNELYNDAANRLRTPLTLIGAPVRTILDTEPGITRKGKELLRMIADNANEMLVMLDKVQRYGNKADFHTNSGLTEEDYDLAEREKANGQIDDHNASDYLEGTNKQKEEKDAEAERLEEMGKEQETAQEEAEQKDQTILVVEDNADLRKFLYSILSPTYNVLLAENGKAGLVMVRKEIPDFILTDVTMPVMDGLSMIHEIKQDTTLNNIPVMILSAKASVEDQQRGFDEGIVAYITKPFSTPYLLGRIEAILTQRRNIQMDVIRKLKETGDKDAIAALRILPTAAPLPALNQAETSAENKAVDPSSELAFMAAQIQDRTMMRVFWFVVENAGNPGLKIDDISNEIGMSRSVLYNKVKATTGMTPVDFVRHIRIKKACEMLRNTDNTLTSISFAVGFTDPKYFSKVFKKETGIVPTEYRNRTQG
- a CDS encoding glutathione peroxidase, producing the protein MRTVYEFSVKDRKGKDVSLKEYANEVLLIVNTATKCGFTPQYEELEKLYETYHSQGFEILDFPCNQFGQQAPGTDESIHQFCKLTYGTEFQRYKKIKVNGDDAAPLFKFLKECKGFAGWDESHPLYPVLDKMLSEADPNYKESADIKWNFTKFLVNKKGQVVARFEPTTSFDVIAKAIEEWLNF